The Gammaproteobacteria bacterium genomic sequence TACACATCGCCTAAAGGCGTGCGAAACAGGCTCAACCGCTGCTGATCCACATCCACCAGCCACACCTCCGGGATACCATGCCGGGCATAGAGCGGAAGCTTGATTTCATGATCATAGCGCAGCGAGGACTCGCAGACTTCTATCAGCAGCAGCACGTCTTCGGGACGCGGGTGCGAGTTGGTGTAAAAGTCCTCCCGGGGATGCAATAGCGCCAGGTCGGGCTGCGGCTCGGAATATATACCGAGCACGACAGGATTCTGGACAGAAACAATTGCTGTCTGACGCACCGCAAGCTGGAATACCTGAACGAGTC encodes the following:
- a CDS encoding Uma2 family endonuclease, producing MASTAPDLVQKHRLSVTDYHRMGEAGILREDARVELIEGEVVNMSPIGSTHSGTLNRLVQVFQLAVRQTAIVSVQNPVVLGIYSEPQPDLALLHPREDFYTNSHPRPEDVLLLIEVCESSLRYDHEIKLPLYARHGIPEVWLVDVDQQRLSLFRTPLGDVYQDVISPAALGVISLERLPGTTVDLSRLFQPVF